A portion of the Paenibacillus hamazuiensis genome contains these proteins:
- a CDS encoding NAD(P)H-dependent flavin oxidoreductase — protein sequence MLNTELTRKLGIPYPIIQAPMAGGPTTPDLVAAVSNAGGLGSLGAGYLTPEQIRSAIKEIKQKTSRPFGVNLFVPEQPNTPEHIIAEMNEHLNKYRAELGIAPGSPIPKFAESFEEQVQVLLEENVPVFSFTFGIPSTDVIEAMKRRGTVVIGTATTVEEGIRLEAAGVDVIVAQGSEAGGHRGTFLTNALDALIGTMALVPQLVDHVSVPVIASGGIMDGRGLVASLALGASAVQMGTAFLASAESGAHAEHKRKIAASNEDCTEITYAYSGKAARGIRTDFMCDMRSYPGTIPDYPIQNAMTRDIRQAAAKASNPEFMSLWAGQGLRLATDRAAAEIVKMTVQQARDLIQNFSSRVEEDRG from the coding sequence ATGCTGAATACCGAATTAACGCGTAAACTCGGCATTCCATATCCGATTATTCAAGCGCCCATGGCCGGCGGGCCAACGACTCCCGATTTAGTGGCTGCCGTTTCAAACGCCGGGGGGCTGGGCAGCCTGGGTGCAGGTTACTTAACGCCCGAACAAATCCGCAGCGCGATCAAGGAAATCAAACAAAAAACATCCCGGCCCTTCGGCGTCAATTTATTCGTGCCGGAGCAGCCGAATACGCCGGAACACATCATCGCGGAAATGAATGAGCACCTTAATAAATATCGCGCAGAGCTGGGTATCGCTCCCGGCTCGCCGATTCCGAAGTTTGCAGAGTCGTTCGAGGAGCAGGTGCAAGTATTGCTGGAAGAGAATGTGCCGGTGTTCAGCTTCACCTTCGGCATACCGTCTACGGACGTTATCGAAGCTATGAAACGGCGCGGAACCGTCGTCATCGGCACGGCAACGACGGTGGAGGAAGGCATCCGGCTGGAAGCGGCCGGGGTAGACGTGATCGTGGCTCAGGGCAGCGAAGCCGGAGGACATCGCGGCACATTCTTGACAAACGCTCTTGATGCGCTTATCGGCACCATGGCACTTGTCCCACAACTTGTCGATCATGTATCGGTGCCGGTTATCGCTTCGGGCGGCATCATGGATGGACGCGGGCTTGTGGCCAGCCTGGCATTGGGAGCTTCCGCCGTTCAGATGGGCACCGCCTTCCTGGCAAGTGCCGAGAGCGGAGCCCACGCAGAGCACAAACGGAAGATCGCGGCATCAAATGAGGATTGCACCGAAATCACGTACGCATATTCGGGCAAAGCCGCGCGCGGCATTCGCACCGATTTTATGTGCGACATGCGTTCTTATCCGGGAACCATTCCGGATTACCCGATTCAAAATGCAATGACGAGAGACATTCGCCAGGCGGCGGCCAAAGCGAGTAACCCGGAGTTCATGTCGCTTTGGGCGGGCCAAGGTCTCAGATTGGCGACAGACCGTGCAGCTGCGGAAATAGTGAAGATGACCGTACAGCAGGCTCGGGATCTAATCCAAAACTTTAGCAGTCGTGTTGAAGAGGACCGAGGTTAA
- a CDS encoding TIM-barrel domain-containing protein → MEKIANGVWRLCFGQPENHTPVRLRKTEIRTEQLGKLECPGTPPFASQEIVVRQTARGVHIELPLAAEEHIYGFGLQLHRLDHTGRKKMIRVNSDPVADTGDSHAPVPFYVSTAGYGVYVDTARYATFYCGTNLRKGASEHKKFAAKAVGTSEIELYGYQVSEGNRAVVVDVPSAEGIDVYLFEGPDIAAAVQRYNLFSGGGCLPPAWGLGMWYRAYSAAKKEDVMRLAHTFREDRMPVDVFGFEPGWQTKAYSCSFVWDEGRFPGHEEMLEELHEMNYRVNLWEHLFVHPTSPIYSVLKPYSGDYEVWEGLVPDLSLPEARKIFSEHHEKEFVDKGIAGFKLDECDSSDFVHSNWSFPDIAEFPSGMDGEQMHNMLGAFYQETIQAPFEKAGKRTLSQVRASGALASPYPFVLYSDLYNHKVFIRGVAGCGFSGLLWSPEVRQAESPEDLIRRIQTTVFSPMALLNCWRIPNPPWMQVDRDKNIRGEFLDNYEQIRDICRTLFEIRMALIPYLYTAYARYSMEGRPPFRALVMDYPDDPNTYGIDDAYMMGEAVLVAPLVAGAAERTVYLPHGTWRCFWTNKSYEGGQTYTFAPGLERIPVLVKEGTLLPLAKPMPFVADEAVFDVTLHAYGDNARECRLYEDDGRSFAYRNGEYNWVTVSVNPDGTIRTERTGAYEGRRYRFSGIATFLNI, encoded by the coding sequence ATGGAAAAAATTGCAAACGGCGTTTGGCGGCTTTGTTTCGGGCAGCCGGAAAATCATACGCCCGTGCGGCTCCGCAAGACGGAAATCCGGACGGAGCAGCTCGGCAAGCTGGAATGCCCGGGAACGCCCCCTTTCGCAAGTCAGGAGATCGTTGTCAGACAGACGGCCCGAGGCGTGCATATCGAGCTGCCGCTCGCGGCGGAAGAGCATATTTACGGCTTCGGACTGCAGCTGCACCGGCTTGATCATACCGGCCGCAAAAAAATGATCCGCGTGAACAGCGATCCTGTGGCGGATACCGGAGACAGCCACGCGCCGGTGCCTTTCTACGTCTCCACCGCAGGTTACGGCGTCTACGTGGATACTGCGCGTTACGCGACGTTTTACTGCGGAACGAATCTGCGCAAGGGAGCCTCCGAGCATAAGAAATTTGCGGCGAAGGCGGTCGGCACCTCGGAGATCGAATTGTACGGCTACCAGGTGTCGGAAGGGAATCGCGCGGTCGTCGTCGACGTTCCGTCCGCCGAAGGGATCGACGTGTATTTGTTCGAAGGGCCGGACATCGCTGCTGCGGTGCAGCGTTACAATTTATTTTCCGGAGGCGGCTGCCTGCCGCCGGCATGGGGGCTTGGCATGTGGTACCGCGCTTACAGTGCGGCGAAGAAGGAGGATGTGATGCGGCTCGCCCATACGTTCCGGGAAGACCGGATGCCGGTGGACGTATTCGGCTTCGAGCCCGGCTGGCAGACGAAGGCGTATTCCTGCTCGTTCGTTTGGGACGAGGGGCGTTTTCCCGGGCATGAAGAAATGCTTGAGGAGCTTCATGAGATGAACTACCGGGTCAATTTGTGGGAGCATCTTTTCGTGCATCCCACATCGCCTATATATTCCGTGCTTAAGCCGTATTCCGGCGATTATGAGGTTTGGGAAGGGCTGGTGCCGGATTTATCGCTCCCCGAGGCCCGGAAAATTTTTTCGGAGCATCATGAGAAGGAGTTTGTAGACAAAGGCATTGCCGGCTTCAAGCTGGACGAATGCGACAGCTCCGACTTCGTGCATTCCAACTGGTCGTTCCCGGACATCGCCGAGTTCCCTTCCGGTATGGACGGCGAGCAGATGCACAATATGCTGGGAGCGTTTTATCAAGAAACGATTCAAGCCCCTTTCGAAAAAGCGGGCAAGCGGACGTTATCCCAGGTGCGCGCCTCCGGCGCTCTCGCCTCGCCGTATCCGTTCGTGTTGTACAGCGATTTGTACAACCATAAAGTGTTTATCCGCGGGGTCGCCGGCTGCGGCTTCTCCGGTCTGCTTTGGTCGCCGGAGGTGCGCCAGGCGGAGTCGCCCGAGGATCTGATCCGCCGAATCCAGACGACCGTGTTTTCGCCGATGGCGCTGCTCAACTGCTGGAGAATCCCGAACCCGCCCTGGATGCAGGTGGACCGGGACAAAAACATTCGCGGCGAGTTTTTGGACAATTATGAGCAAATCCGCGATATTTGCCGTACACTGTTCGAAATCCGCATGGCACTGATCCCTTATTTGTACACCGCATATGCGAGGTACAGCATGGAAGGACGACCGCCGTTTCGCGCCCTCGTCATGGATTACCCGGACGATCCGAATACGTACGGCATCGACGATGCCTATATGATGGGGGAAGCGGTGCTGGTGGCGCCGCTCGTCGCCGGAGCGGCGGAGCGCACCGTCTACCTGCCGCATGGAACATGGCGCTGCTTTTGGACCAACAAATCATACGAGGGTGGACAAACCTATACCTTCGCACCGGGGCTCGAACGGATTCCCGTGCTCGTGAAGGAGGGCACGCTTCTGCCCCTCGCCAAACCTATGCCGTTTGTGGCTGACGAGGCGGTTTTCGACGTCACCTTGCACGCCTACGGGGATAACGCACGGGAATGCCGCCTCTATGAGGACGACGGCAGGTCCTTCGCTTACCGGAACGGCGAGTACAATTGGGTTACGGTCTCGGTAAACCCTGACGGTACCATCCGGACCGAAAGAACGGGCGCCTACGAAGGCCGGCGCTACCGCTTTTCAGGCATCGCTACTTTCCTAAACATCTAA
- a CDS encoding AraC family transcriptional regulator, producing MNRLFEPVYFDQASIHWDYRIRIDHGFKGYYHWHQACEFMLVHEGQGTVVVNQMTFHIRRGMFFFFPPFRLHQVYADVSPDRPYERSIFYADPLLIENQLKLFPSRYSRFEDLRQNPTLSLGFDLGDKVQGMEWIFEQYDQALKKGRGEDPEEIALLFLQMLNTLPLSEVTGDRRKPELGKRGTGRYSEAIMRWIEEHFHEEVSLERLAEELHLSPNYISRVFRQETGSGVTDYLTARRIKQACRLLETTDNPVEQVGLEAGFANYSYFIQLFKRVVGTTPLKYRYSRVHRQTT from the coding sequence ATGAACCGGCTGTTCGAACCCGTTTATTTTGATCAGGCTTCTATTCATTGGGATTACCGCATCCGCATCGATCATGGCTTCAAAGGATATTATCATTGGCACCAGGCCTGCGAATTTATGCTCGTCCATGAAGGGCAAGGGACGGTTGTGGTCAACCAGATGACGTTTCATATCCGGCGGGGGATGTTTTTCTTTTTCCCGCCGTTTCGGCTCCATCAGGTGTACGCGGATGTCTCGCCGGATCGTCCGTATGAGCGCTCGATCTTTTATGCGGATCCTTTATTGATTGAAAATCAGCTCAAGCTTTTCCCAAGCCGGTATTCGCGGTTTGAGGATTTGCGGCAAAACCCGACTCTGTCGCTCGGTTTCGATTTGGGAGATAAAGTTCAAGGGATGGAATGGATTTTTGAGCAATACGACCAAGCTCTTAAAAAAGGCCGGGGAGAGGATCCGGAGGAAATCGCACTTTTGTTTCTGCAGATGCTGAATACGCTTCCGTTGTCCGAGGTTACGGGCGACAGGCGGAAGCCGGAGCTTGGGAAAAGGGGGACAGGCCGTTATTCGGAGGCGATCATGCGCTGGATCGAGGAGCATTTTCACGAAGAGGTCAGTTTGGAGCGTTTGGCCGAGGAGCTTCATCTGTCGCCGAACTATATTTCCAGAGTGTTTCGGCAGGAGACGGGCAGCGGGGTGACGGATTATTTGACCGCAAGGCGCATCAAACAAGCCTGCCGGCTGCTGGAAACGACGGACAACCCGGTTGAACAGGTCGGCCTCGAAGCAGGTTTTGCCAATTATTCATATTTTATTCAGCTTTTCAAGAGAGTCGTCGGAACGACGCCGTTAAAATACCGCTATTCCAGAGTACACCGCCAAACAACTTAA
- a CDS encoding ABC transporter substrate-binding protein: MAMTKKTTAVSLTSAIVLSLALSACGGGSESAANTGASAGTGAGTNAAPKKTVTFTIGYATGDPATKQAMADSIAAFTKANPNIKINDLSEGGMASYLDWLKTKDAVGEFPDLVEMRDTQLFSEAGKIAELPAEWVGLFADAPKLNGKIWTAPIVGTYPQGIIYSKKAYADAGITGEPKTYDEFLAIQEKLKAKGITPLTFGGKDIFHWGFWVNKFLMDDVFADDPNWNSKRTKGQASFTDAGPMQAMKDFNELFTKGYVDKGFLSTADNQTASMLVTGKAAQLFSGPWMFAQISQADPKFEFGWYPVPDRKGRIVVNGLNTLQGWSISTKANQDADKKAAITEFIKFFFSKDQYTKFLKAVNGLPTTKENVTYDAGPQMKRVLEVMNDPKTIKSLQINSFWGENQMPPQWRNWFYKLAQEWLTKGDFSAEYMKKADAEWDANVKANAAGK; the protein is encoded by the coding sequence ATGGCAATGACCAAAAAAACGACCGCAGTTTCATTAACAAGCGCAATCGTCTTATCGCTCGCTTTGTCCGCCTGCGGCGGCGGCTCCGAGTCCGCGGCGAATACGGGCGCATCCGCAGGTACCGGCGCAGGTACCAACGCGGCGCCCAAGAAAACCGTCACGTTTACGATCGGATATGCGACCGGCGACCCGGCAACCAAACAAGCGATGGCCGATTCCATCGCGGCTTTCACCAAAGCCAACCCGAACATCAAGATCAACGATCTGTCCGAAGGGGGCATGGCCTCTTACCTGGACTGGCTCAAGACGAAAGATGCCGTCGGCGAATTTCCGGATCTCGTCGAGATGAGAGACACCCAGCTGTTCTCCGAAGCCGGCAAGATCGCCGAGCTGCCTGCGGAATGGGTCGGATTGTTTGCGGACGCGCCGAAGCTGAACGGCAAAATTTGGACGGCGCCGATTGTCGGAACGTATCCGCAAGGCATCATTTACAGCAAAAAAGCTTATGCGGATGCAGGGATCACCGGCGAGCCAAAAACATACGACGAGTTTCTGGCGATTCAGGAGAAACTTAAAGCCAAAGGCATTACACCGCTGACGTTCGGCGGCAAAGATATTTTCCACTGGGGCTTCTGGGTGAACAAGTTTCTGATGGACGACGTGTTCGCGGACGACCCGAACTGGAACTCCAAGCGGACCAAAGGGCAGGCCAGCTTTACCGATGCCGGTCCGATGCAGGCGATGAAGGATTTCAACGAGCTGTTCACCAAAGGGTATGTGGATAAAGGCTTCTTGAGCACGGCCGACAATCAAACCGCATCGATGCTCGTAACGGGTAAAGCGGCGCAGCTGTTCTCCGGACCGTGGATGTTCGCGCAAATTTCGCAAGCCGATCCGAAATTCGAATTCGGTTGGTACCCGGTACCGGACCGGAAAGGCCGAATTGTCGTCAACGGCCTCAATACGCTGCAGGGCTGGTCCATTTCGACCAAAGCCAACCAGGATGCGGATAAAAAAGCGGCGATCACCGAGTTTATCAAGTTTTTCTTCTCGAAGGACCAGTATACGAAATTCCTCAAAGCGGTTAACGGCCTGCCGACGACCAAAGAAAACGTTACGTATGACGCCGGGCCGCAAATGAAGCGGGTGCTCGAAGTGATGAACGATCCGAAGACGATCAAGTCGCTGCAGATCAACAGCTTCTGGGGTGAAAACCAAATGCCGCCGCAATGGCGCAACTGGTTTTACAAGCTGGCTCAGGAATGGCTGACCAAAGGCGATTTCAGCGCAGAATACATGAAAAAAGCCGATGCCGAGTGGGACGCTAACGTAAAAGCGAATGCGGCCGGCAAATAA
- a CDS encoding carbohydrate ABC transporter permease → MANSETIRATAGAETVPKKKKWLSYSVLFILPSFILYTLFVIYPTLNSFNLSFTNWDGVSSEIHYIGFDNFKEMFRSDRFYNALKNTLILSVSLVVLENAVALILAMLVDQVRWFKNFFRSIFYFPVLLSGIVMGFVWAIIFNYNFGVISQLLDKIGLGALKIDWLGNPDFALIAIVITTVWKGSGYYMIIYLAGLQGIPAELHEAAAIDGAGRWQQFRHITFPLLAGAMTVSVMLSMIGALKIFDQIAVMTDGGPGFATETLTYIVYKVGFGELRQGYGTALSLVLFVLILIVSLIQIKLLRKREVQM, encoded by the coding sequence ATGGCGAATTCGGAGACGATACGGGCGACGGCCGGTGCCGAGACGGTACCCAAAAAGAAAAAATGGTTATCCTATTCCGTTCTGTTTATCCTGCCTTCTTTTATACTGTACACGTTGTTTGTCATATATCCTACCTTGAACAGCTTTAACCTGAGCTTTACGAACTGGGACGGCGTCAGCAGCGAAATTCATTACATCGGTTTCGACAACTTCAAGGAAATGTTCCGCAGCGACCGTTTCTACAATGCGCTCAAAAATACGTTGATCTTGTCGGTGTCCCTCGTCGTTCTTGAAAATGCAGTTGCTCTTATTTTGGCCATGCTGGTGGATCAGGTGCGCTGGTTCAAAAACTTTTTTCGCAGCATTTTTTATTTTCCCGTTTTGCTGAGCGGGATCGTCATGGGTTTCGTCTGGGCGATTATTTTCAACTACAACTTCGGCGTGATCTCCCAGTTGCTGGACAAGATCGGGCTGGGGGCGCTGAAAATCGACTGGCTCGGCAACCCCGACTTTGCGCTGATTGCGATTGTCATCACGACCGTCTGGAAAGGGTCGGGATATTACATGATCATTTACCTGGCGGGGCTGCAGGGCATTCCGGCGGAGCTGCACGAAGCGGCGGCTATCGACGGTGCGGGCCGATGGCAGCAGTTCCGTCACATTACGTTCCCGCTGCTCGCGGGCGCGATGACGGTCAGCGTGATGCTGTCCATGATCGGCGCGCTGAAAATTTTCGACCAAATTGCGGTGATGACCGACGGCGGTCCGGGCTTCGCAACGGAGACGCTAACCTACATCGTTTATAAAGTCGGCTTCGGCGAGCTTCGCCAAGGGTACGGAACGGCGCTTTCGCTCGTCCTGTTCGTGCTGATTCTCATCGTATCCCTGATTCAAATCAAGCTGCTGCGGAAACGGGAGGTGCAAATGTAA
- a CDS encoding carbohydrate ABC transporter permease codes for MHKSRKSVEIVLFAVTAVLAILFFFPVYFSLISAFKSNGEILRDAVALPSSLYLDSFKYLLTKTHFPAAMLNSLILTVTSVAFMILLIPMAAYAIERTGKKWTHAVYIYYLAGMMIPFQVYMIPLFKEMKAFGLYGTLTAPILIYISGSVGMGVLLFTSFIRGIPAEIEEAAAIDGCSKVRIFWQIVFPLLGPCTASMIVLQGLGIWNDFLMPSLALQSSKRTMIVEIFKFVGELASQWDMVFAGTTMSIVPVLIAFIALQKYFVKGIAAGATKG; via the coding sequence ATGCATAAGTCCAGGAAGTCCGTGGAAATCGTCTTGTTTGCCGTTACGGCCGTGCTCGCCATCCTGTTCTTTTTCCCGGTTTATTTCAGCCTCATTTCGGCATTCAAATCCAATGGGGAAATATTGCGGGATGCCGTTGCGCTGCCGAGCAGCTTGTATCTGGACAGCTTCAAATATTTGCTCACCAAGACCCACTTCCCGGCCGCCATGCTGAACAGCCTGATCTTGACGGTAACTTCGGTGGCGTTCATGATTTTGCTCATTCCGATGGCGGCATACGCGATTGAGCGAACCGGGAAAAAATGGACCCATGCCGTATACATTTATTATTTGGCGGGAATGATGATTCCTTTTCAGGTGTATATGATTCCTTTGTTCAAGGAGATGAAAGCCTTCGGACTGTACGGCACGCTCACCGCGCCGATACTGATCTATATTTCCGGTTCGGTAGGGATGGGCGTTCTGCTGTTCACCAGCTTCATCCGCGGGATTCCGGCTGAAATCGAAGAGGCGGCGGCCATCGACGGCTGCTCCAAAGTCCGGATTTTCTGGCAGATCGTTTTCCCGCTGCTCGGACCGTGCACCGCCAGTATGATCGTGCTGCAGGGCCTCGGCATATGGAACGACTTTTTGATGCCGAGTTTGGCGCTTCAATCGTCCAAGCGAACGATGATCGTGGAAATTTTTAAATTTGTGGGAGAGCTGGCTTCCCAGTGGGATATGGTGTTTGCCGGTACGACGATGTCCATCGTCCCGGTTCTTATTGCCTTTATCGCACTGCAAAAGTATTTTGTGAAAGGCATCGCTGCCGGTGCAACCAAAGGGTGA
- a CDS encoding glycosyl hydrolase family 28 protein has protein sequence MNRVTVYDAPQGAALRDDFTVSVRAAGGEWQKLPVYEVKVDMHRVRHASMAYFDMEGTVEVRVESRRQPIRSVAIRPLSAMVPYRHDGEAVLFTLDRPRKLSVEVNGERFSNLHLFANPMEQGAPVPGADNVLYLEPAIHRTEDIYRLAQTPKAAGGKAPDTIYFAPGMHYLEETLLRIPSGTTVYVAGGAIVIGSLVCEGVKDVSIRGRGMLVLSDFHRFSAFRGIRIVFSENIAVEGIITVDPPHYSIYLGRSRHVSIRNFKTFSTRGWSDGIDMMACSHIDIEDVFLRTSDDCIAVYGSRWDFFGDSRHIAVRDAVLWADVAHPLMIGTHGNHHGDGDTIEDILFENIDILEHHEPQPDYMGAMAINAGDQNAVRKVTYRNIRVEDFELGRLIDIRVVWNKKYNPVPGSRIEDVRFENITYNGANAVPSRIGGFDADRPVSGVCFRQLRINGELILNPEQGKIEVGGFARDISFSG, from the coding sequence ATGAACCGGGTGACGGTTTACGACGCCCCGCAGGGAGCCGCCTTGCGCGATGATTTTACGGTCAGCGTACGGGCGGCCGGCGGCGAGTGGCAGAAGCTGCCCGTTTATGAAGTGAAGGTGGATATGCACCGGGTACGGCACGCATCGATGGCCTATTTTGATATGGAAGGTACCGTAGAGGTGCGCGTGGAAAGCCGAAGGCAGCCGATTCGGAGCGTTGCGATCCGGCCGCTTTCCGCCATGGTTCCTTACCGCCATGACGGGGAGGCCGTCTTGTTTACATTGGACCGGCCGAGGAAGCTGTCCGTCGAGGTTAACGGGGAACGGTTCTCCAATCTGCATTTGTTCGCGAACCCGATGGAGCAGGGCGCTCCGGTGCCGGGGGCGGACAATGTGCTTTATTTGGAGCCGGCGATTCACCGTACGGAGGACATTTACCGCTTGGCGCAAACGCCGAAGGCGGCGGGCGGCAAAGCGCCGGATACGATTTATTTTGCCCCGGGGATGCACTATTTGGAGGAAACGCTGCTGCGCATTCCGTCCGGAACGACAGTGTACGTCGCGGGAGGAGCGATTGTGATCGGCTCCCTGGTCTGCGAGGGTGTCAAGGATGTTTCCATTCGGGGAAGGGGGATGCTGGTCTTATCCGATTTTCACCGGTTTTCGGCTTTCCGCGGAATCCGGATCGTCTTCTCGGAAAACATTGCGGTCGAGGGGATCATCACGGTGGATCCCCCGCATTACAGCATCTATCTAGGTAGATCCCGGCATGTGAGCATCCGTAATTTTAAAACGTTCAGCACGCGGGGATGGTCGGACGGGATCGATATGATGGCCTGCTCGCATATCGACATCGAGGACGTATTTCTGCGCACTTCCGACGACTGCATCGCGGTGTACGGCTCGCGTTGGGATTTCTTCGGCGATTCCCGCCATATTGCGGTTCGCGATGCGGTGTTATGGGCGGACGTGGCGCATCCGCTGATGATCGGAACCCATGGCAACCATCACGGGGACGGCGATACGATCGAGGATATTTTATTCGAAAATATCGATATTTTGGAGCATCACGAGCCGCAGCCGGACTACATGGGAGCGATGGCCATCAATGCAGGCGATCAAAACGCCGTCAGGAAGGTGACCTACCGGAATATCCGGGTGGAGGACTTCGAGCTCGGCCGGTTGATCGATATCCGCGTCGTATGGAATAAGAAATACAACCCGGTTCCCGGAAGCCGGATCGAAGACGTTCGGTTCGAGAACATTACGTACAACGGCGCGAACGCGGTGCCAAGCCGCATTGGCGGATTCGACGCGGACCGCCCCGTATCCGGGGTTTGCTTCCGGCAGCTGAGGATTAACGGGGAACTGATTTTAAACCCGGAGCAGGGGAAAATCGAGGTGGGCGGGTTTGCTCGCGATATTTCGTTCAGCGGCTGA
- a CDS encoding glycoside hydrolase family 88 protein, with translation MQRAFFEEAARYVLRQIDRSLDVFKDTFPAPASQNHIYPGIANVEWTSSFWTGMLWLAYELTGAGKYRKAAEYQLASYRRRAEEEIATDTHDLGFLYSLSAIAEYKITGNPAAKDTALKAADLLAKRYFPKAGIIQAWGDLNDPEQCGRMIIDCLLNLPLLYWASEASGEPRYAEYARTHVRQAAKYLVRPDDTTYHTYYMDVETGEPKYGNTHQGYADDSCWARGQAWGIYGFLLSYKYTGDAELIRLAKRLSHYFLSRTPEDGVVYWDLVFTSGKEQEKDSSASAIAACGMLELAKQLPLTDPDKRLFEDQALSILSGLAQNYTTKDIPESNGVLKHAVYNKPRGMGIDECNIWGDYYYFEGLVRVLTSWRLYW, from the coding sequence ATGCAACGAGCATTCTTTGAAGAAGCGGCCCGGTATGTGCTGAGGCAAATCGACCGGAGTCTGGACGTGTTCAAGGATACGTTCCCGGCGCCGGCAAGCCAAAACCACATTTATCCGGGGATTGCGAATGTCGAGTGGACGTCCAGCTTCTGGACCGGCATGCTCTGGCTCGCCTACGAGCTGACCGGCGCCGGCAAATACCGGAAAGCGGCGGAATACCAGCTCGCGAGCTATAGGCGGCGAGCGGAGGAAGAGATCGCCACCGATACGCACGATCTCGGTTTTCTTTATTCGTTATCCGCAATTGCGGAATACAAGATTACGGGAAATCCGGCGGCCAAAGATACGGCGCTCAAGGCGGCGGATCTGCTGGCCAAACGTTATTTCCCCAAAGCCGGCATCATCCAGGCGTGGGGCGATCTGAACGACCCCGAGCAGTGCGGCCGGATGATTATCGACTGCCTGCTCAACCTGCCGCTGCTGTATTGGGCGAGCGAGGCGTCGGGTGAGCCGCGTTATGCCGAATATGCACGGACGCATGTGCGGCAGGCGGCGAAATACCTCGTCCGGCCGGATGATACGACCTACCATACGTATTACATGGATGTGGAGACCGGCGAGCCGAAATACGGCAACACCCATCAAGGTTATGCCGACGATTCGTGCTGGGCCCGCGGGCAGGCGTGGGGTATTTACGGTTTCCTGCTCAGCTACAAGTATACCGGCGATGCGGAGTTGATCCGGCTGGCGAAGAGGCTCAGCCATTACTTCCTGAGCCGGACTCCGGAAGACGGCGTTGTGTATTGGGACTTGGTTTTTACCTCGGGAAAAGAGCAGGAAAAGGATTCGTCCGCGTCGGCGATCGCCGCCTGCGGCATGCTGGAGCTGGCCAAACAGCTGCCGCTTACGGATCCGGACAAGCGGCTGTTTGAAGATCAGGCACTTTCCATCCTGAGCGGGCTTGCGCAAAACTACACGACGAAGGATATTCCCGAATCGAATGGCGTCCTGAAACACGCGGTTTACAACAAGCCGCGGGGCATGGGGATCGATGAGTGCAATATATGGGGAGATTATTACTACTTTGAAGGTTTGGTTCGTGTCCTGACGAGCTGGAGATTGTATTGGTAA